From the genome of Burkholderia cepacia ATCC 25416:
AACAGCCAGAAGCGTCTAAGCATCTGAATGGATTAGAGGTTTATATGGATCGGATCGAACTTGAATTGTACTTGAACAATACCCTTGAAACCGCGCGCTTCAAGGACTATTGCCCGAACGGCCTGCAGGTCGAGGGGCGTCGCAAGATCGAGAAGATCGCCACCGGCGTGACGGCGTCGGTCGCGTTTCTTGAAGCCGCGCTCGAATGGGGGGCGGATGCCGTGCTCGTCCATCACGGCTATTTCTGGCGCAACGAGCCGCCGCAGATCACGGGCCGCAAGTATCAGCGCCTGAAGCTGCTGCTCGCGAACGACCTGAACCTGTTCGCGTTCCACCTGCCGCTCGACGCGCATCCCGAATTCGGCAACAACGCGCAGCTCGGCGAGCGGCTCGGGCTGATCGGCGAGCAGCGTTTCGGCGAAGGCGACCTCGGCTGGATGGCCACGCTGCCGATGCCCGTCTCGCTCGAGCACTTCGTCGCGAAGGTCGAGCGCACGCTCGGCCGCACGCCGCTCGTGCTCGGCGATCCGGACATGCAGCTGCGGCGCATCGCGTGGTGCACGGGCGCCGCGCAGAGCTATTTCGACGCGGCGATCGATGCCGGCGCGGACGTGTTCCTGACCGGCGAGGTGTCCGAATACGTGACGCACACGGCCGCGGAGAGCGGCGTCGCGTTCGTTGCGGCAGGGCACCATGCGACCGAACGCTATGGAATTCAGGCACTCGGCGCTCACTTGTCCGAAGAATTCGGTATCGAACACCTTTTTATCGATATCCATAACCCGGTCTGAGTGCCGGATTTGCGGCAGCGCATCGAAATTTCTCAATGTAGCGGATGCTTAATAGCGAAATGATTTAATCGCTCCGATAGTGGGGGGAAACCCTTAACTATCAATCACTTCGAAGGGATTTTCATCTCCGGGCCTTGTAAATGGCGACTCCATTCGAGCAAACTAGCGGCGGAATGGAAAGTCGTGACGGAAAATCCAACTCAGAAGTGGGGCGTGTGATGCGAGACAAGGAAGAGAAACGCGTCGACAGCGGCCGCCGTACCTGGCTGATTGCGACATCCGTAGCAGGTGGCGTAGGAGGCGTCGCCACCGTCATACCTTTCGCGGCGTCGCTTGCGCCGTCCGCGAAAGCGAAAGCGGCCGGAGCACCGGTCGAAGTCGACATCAGCGGGCTGAAGCCCGGTGAAATGGTGACCGTGCCGTGGCGCGGCAAGCCGGTGTGGATCCTGAACCGCACCGACGCGATGCTTGCCGACGTGGTCAAGGCCGACAAGGAAGTGGCCGATCCGACCACCGAAAAGCCCTATACGATGCCGTTGCCCGCGTATTGCGCGAACGAATATCGCTCGCGGGCCGATCGCAAGAACATTCTCGTCGTGATGGCCGTGTGTACGCACCTCGGCTGCACGCCAAGCCAGCGCTTCACGCCGGGTCCGCAGCCGAACCTGCCGGACGACTGGCCGGGCGGTTTCCTCTGCCCGTGCCACGGTTCGACCTACGACCTCGCCGGCCGTGTGTTCAAGAACAAGCCGGCGCCTCAGAATCTCGACATCCCGCCCTACATGTTCACGTCGGCGACGACCCTCGTGATCGGCAAGGACGAGAAAGGAGAAGCGTGATGGCCGACAACAAGGAAGTCTCCACGACAGGTCTCACCGGCTGGATCGATCAGCGCTTCCCGCTCACGTCCACCTGGAAAAAGCACGTTTCCGAGTACTACGCGCCGAAGAACTTCAACTTCTGGTACTTCTTCGGCTCCCTCGCGCTGCTGGTGCTCGTCAACCAGATCGTCACCGGCATCTTCCTGACGATGAACTACAAGCCCGACTCGACGCTCGCGTTTGCGTCGGTCGAGTACATCATGCGCGAGGTGCCGTGGGGCTGGCTGATCCGCTACATGCACTCCACGGGCGCGTCGATGTTCTTCGTGGTCGTCTACCTGCACATGTTTCGCGGGCTGCTTTACGGGTCGTACCGCAAGCCGCGCGAGCTCGTGTGGATCTTCGGCTGTGCGATCTTCCTGTGCCTGATGGCCGAGGCGTTCTTCGGTTACCTGCTGCCGTGGGGCCAGATGTCGTTCTGGGGCGCGCAGGTGATCGTGAACCTGTTCTCGGCGATCCCGTTCGTCGGCCCGGACCTGTCGCTGTGGATTCGCGGCGACTACGTCGTGTCGGACGTCACGCTGAACCGCTTCTTCGCGTTCCACGTGATCGCGATTCCGCTCGTGCTGGTTGGCCTCGTGATCGCGCACCTCGTCGCGCTGCACGAAGTGGGGTCGAACAACCCGGACGGTATCGAGATCAAGGCGAAGAAGGACGAGAACGGCGTTCCGCTCGACGGCATCCCGTTCCACCCGTACTACTCGGTGCATGATTTCCTCGGCGTGTGCGTGTTCCTGATGGTCTTCGCACTGATCGTGTTTTTCTCGCCGGAGATGGGCGGCTACTTCCTCGAGGCGAACAACTTCGTCCCGGCGAACCCGTTGCAGACGCCGCCCGAGATCGCGCCGGTCTGGTACTTCACCGCGTTCTACGCGATGCTGCGCGCGACCACCGACCCGTTCAAGATCGTCCTGATGATCGTCATCGCGCTGCTCGGCGTGCTCGCGCTGATCCGCGCGAGCGGCAAGTGGAAGGCCGGGTTGCCGGTGCTGGCCGCGGCGATCGTCGTCTTCATGTACCTGACGGAGTCGAAGTTCTGGGGCGTCGTCGTGATGGGTTCGGCGGTGATCACGCTGTTCTTCCTGCCGTGGCTCGACCGCAGCCCGGTGAAGTCGATCCGCTACCGGCCGCTGTTCCACAAGGTGTTCCTCGGGATCTTCGTCGCGGCGTTCCTGACCCTCGCGTTCCTCGGCACGCGGCCACCGTCGCCGGCGGCCACGCTGATCGCGCAGTGTTGCGCGCTGATCTACTTCGCGTTCTTCCTCGGCATGCCCGTCTGGACGCCGCTTGGCACGTTCAAGCAGCCGCCGGAGCGGGTGCGCTTCAAGCCCCATTAACGTGAGCGAGGAGAGAACGACATGAAGAAACTGCTTTCGACACTCGCGCTGATCGGGGCGACCGCGTGTGCGCTGCTGGTGGCGCCGGCGGTGCGGGCGGAAGGTAATTTTCCGCTCGACCGGGCGCCCGATAACACGGAAAATCTCGTTTCGCTTCAGCACGGCGCGCAATTGTTTGTAAACTATTGCCTGAACTGCCACAGCGCGAACCTGATGCGCTACAACCGTCTGACGGATCTGGGCATATCCCAGAAGGAGATCGAAAAGAATCTCCTGTTCACGACCGACAAGGTCGGCAACACGATGTCCGTCGCGATGCGGCCTGAAGACGCGAAGAACTGGCTCGGCACCTCGCCGCCCGACCTGTCGGTCGAGGAGCGCGCGCGCGGCCGCGACTGGCTGTATACGTATCTGCGCAGCTTCTACCGCGACGATACGCGGCCGACCGGCTGGAACAACGCGGTGTTCGAGAACGTCGGCATGCCCCATGTACTGTGGCAGCTGCAGGGGCAGCGCACTGCCAAATTCGAAGACAAGACGGACGAGGAGACGGGCGAGAAGGTCCATACGCTCGTCGGCTTCCAGCAGGTCACGCCGGGGACACTGTCCGCGGTGGATTATGATGCTGCGGTTGCCGACCTGGTGGCGTACATGACCTG
Proteins encoded in this window:
- a CDS encoding cytochrome c1 — translated: MKKLLSTLALIGATACALLVAPAVRAEGNFPLDRAPDNTENLVSLQHGAQLFVNYCLNCHSANLMRYNRLTDLGISQKEIEKNLLFTTDKVGNTMSVAMRPEDAKNWLGTSPPDLSVEERARGRDWLYTYLRSFYRDDTRPTGWNNAVFENVGMPHVLWQLQGQRTAKFEDKTDEETGEKVHTLVGFQQVTPGTLSAVDYDAAVADLVAYMTWMSEPAQQTRKRLGVWVLIFLGVLTFLAWRLNAAYWKDIK
- the petA gene encoding ubiquinol-cytochrome c reductase iron-sulfur subunit, encoding MRDKEEKRVDSGRRTWLIATSVAGGVGGVATVIPFAASLAPSAKAKAAGAPVEVDISGLKPGEMVTVPWRGKPVWILNRTDAMLADVVKADKEVADPTTEKPYTMPLPAYCANEYRSRADRKNILVVMAVCTHLGCTPSQRFTPGPQPNLPDDWPGGFLCPCHGSTYDLAGRVFKNKPAPQNLDIPPYMFTSATTLVIGKDEKGEA
- a CDS encoding Nif3-like dinuclear metal center hexameric protein, which encodes MDRIELELYLNNTLETARFKDYCPNGLQVEGRRKIEKIATGVTASVAFLEAALEWGADAVLVHHGYFWRNEPPQITGRKYQRLKLLLANDLNLFAFHLPLDAHPEFGNNAQLGERLGLIGEQRFGEGDLGWMATLPMPVSLEHFVAKVERTLGRTPLVLGDPDMQLRRIAWCTGAAQSYFDAAIDAGADVFLTGEVSEYVTHTAAESGVAFVAAGHHATERYGIQALGAHLSEEFGIEHLFIDIHNPV
- a CDS encoding cytochrome b, which translates into the protein MMADNKEVSTTGLTGWIDQRFPLTSTWKKHVSEYYAPKNFNFWYFFGSLALLVLVNQIVTGIFLTMNYKPDSTLAFASVEYIMREVPWGWLIRYMHSTGASMFFVVVYLHMFRGLLYGSYRKPRELVWIFGCAIFLCLMAEAFFGYLLPWGQMSFWGAQVIVNLFSAIPFVGPDLSLWIRGDYVVSDVTLNRFFAFHVIAIPLVLVGLVIAHLVALHEVGSNNPDGIEIKAKKDENGVPLDGIPFHPYYSVHDFLGVCVFLMVFALIVFFSPEMGGYFLEANNFVPANPLQTPPEIAPVWYFTAFYAMLRATTDPFKIVLMIVIALLGVLALIRASGKWKAGLPVLAAAIVVFMYLTESKFWGVVVMGSAVITLFFLPWLDRSPVKSIRYRPLFHKVFLGIFVAAFLTLAFLGTRPPSPAATLIAQCCALIYFAFFLGMPVWTPLGTFKQPPERVRFKPH